The segment TACAGTTCCCTTATTAGAAGATGTAATCTCTGCAATTTCATCATAACTAAATCCTTCTACATCTCTAAGTAAAATAACCGTTCTATGATCATCATCTAAACTATCTATGCCTTTCTTTATGAATTCTCTTGACAACTTATTTTCTAATGCTTTTTCTGGAGTCAAATTTTTGTCGATTAACTCCAATTTTTCGTTTCCATCCTCATAAGTTTCATTCAAACTAACAATTTGAGGTTTCTTTTTCTTTTTAAAATCCAATGCTGTATTCATAACTATTCTATAAAGCCACGTACTAAAACTTGATTGAAATTGAAATTTACTTATGTTCTTATACAACTTAATAAAAGCTTCTTGTGATGCATCTAAGGCATCTTGTTCATCTCTAAGTACTTTATAAGCAATATTATACGCTTTTTTCTCATAGCTCAATATCAGCTCTTCGAAAGCTTTCACGTGCCCTGATTGACTATCCTCAATCAAAATCCTCTCTCGGTCCACTTTTACACCTCCTTTTCATTTCCCTTTTCACATCTTTAGACGACTACTTTTAAAAAAAGTTCCCAAAAATATTATTTTTTTTCAAATTTAATACCATCTATCTCAATTTTTATATTGCCGTTTTGCCATTCACTAGGCACAAACTTCTCAATTACAACATAATTTTTTTTACTTTCCCATATATAACCTGCTTTTAATACGTTTCCTAAAGCTTCTGTTGATTGCATTTCATCGCCT is part of the Tissierellales bacterium genome and harbors:
- a CDS encoding sigma-70 family RNA polymerase sigma factor: MDRERILIEDSQSGHVKAFEELILSYEKKAYNIAYKVLRDEQDALDASQEAFIKLYKNISKFQFQSSFSTWLYRIVMNTALDFKKKKKPQIVSLNETYEDGNEKLELIDKNLTPEKALENKLSREFIKKGIDSLDDDHRTVILLRDVEGFSYDEIAEITSSNKGTVKSRINRGRKKLKKWLIDSGQNYKT